The following coding sequences are from one Leishmania major strain Friedlin complete genome, chromosome 36 window:
- the PDI-2 gene encoding protein disulfide isomerase, whose translation MQRSFLVFVLCALLFCVASAEVQVATKDNFDKVVSGDLTLVKFYAPWCGHCKTLAPEFVKAADMLAGIATLAEVDCTKEESLAEKYEIKGFPTLYIFRNGEKVKIYDGPRTAAGIASYMKAHVGPSMKAISTAEELEELKKETFPVCVVKTASTDSEMASMITKVADSLRSQMNFVLVTDAAISPNDAMESVTVYRKNAEREAYTGATPMTAESVKSFLTSAVLDYFGELGQESFQKYMEANKDKPLGWVFIDKNTDSALKGSLVAVAEKYRSQVLLTYIDGDQYRPVSRQLGIPEDAKFPAFVVDFERRHHVMGTDTPVTSESVAAFVEKYVKGETKQTVMSDAIPAKETVNGLTTVVGQTFAKYTDGTQNVMLLFYAPWCGHCKKLHPVYDKVAKSFESENVIIAKMDATTNDFDREKFEVSGFPTIYFIPAGKPPIVYEGGRTADEIQVFVKSHLTASAAPSGGPSGNSEEEDL comes from the coding sequence ATGCAGCGCTCATTCCTTGTTTTTGTTCTGTGCgcccttctcttctgcgTCGCGTCCGCAGAGGTGCAGGTGGCCACTAAGGACAACTTTGACAAGGTCGTAAGCGGGGATCTCACGTTGGTCAAGTTTTATGCTCCGTGGTGCGGCCACTGCAAGACACTCGCCCCGGAGTTTGTAAAGGCCGCTGACATGCTGGCCGGCATCGCGACCCTTGCAGAGGTCGATTGCACCAAAGAAGAGAGCCTTGCTGAGAAGTACGAAATCAAGGGGTTCCCCACGCTGTACATCTTCCGTAACGGTGAGAAAGTGAAGATCTACGATGGTCCCCGCACTGCCGCCGGCATCGCGTCGTACATGAAGGCGCATGTCGGTCCATCGATGAAGGCCATCTCAACGGCTgaagagctggaggagctcaagAAGGAGACTTTCCCGGTGTGCGTGGTGAAGACAGCGAGCACCGACTCGGAGATGGCGTCGATGATAACCAAGGTGGCGGACTCTCTCCGCTCGCAGATGAACTTTGTGCTCGTGACGGATGCGGCCATCTCTCCGAATGATGCCATGGAGTCGGTTACGGTGTATCGCAAGAATGCGGAGCGCGAGGCGTACACCGGCGCTACACCAATGACGGCAGAGTCGGTGAAGAGCTTTCTCACGAGTGCTGTGTTGGACTACTTTGGCGAGCTCGGCCAGGAGAGCTTTCAGAAGTACATGGAAGCGAACAAGGATAAACCTCTTGGGTGGGTGTTCATCGACAAGAACACGGATTCTGCGTTGAAGGGGTCActtgtggcggtggcggagaagTACCGCTCGCAGGTGTTGCTAACCTACATTGACGGCGATCAGTACCGCCCCGTCTCGCGCCAGCTGGGCATTCCTGAGGATGCGAAGTTCCCGGCGTTTGTGGTCGATTTCGAGCGCCGCCATCACGTGATGGGGACGGACACCCCAGTCACCTCCGAGTCTGTCGCTGCGTTTGTGGAGAAGTATGTCAAGGGCGAGACGAAGCAGACCGTGATGTCCGACGCGATTCCCGCTAAGGAGACGGTGAACGGCCTCACAACGGTGGTGGGTCAGACTTTTGCGAAGTACACGGACGGCACACAAAACGTGATGCTGCTCTTCTACGCGCCGTGGTGCGGACACTGCAAGAAGCTGCACCCCGTCTACGATAAAGTGGCCAAGAGCTTCGAGTCTGAGAATGTGATCATTGCGAAGATGGATGCCACGACGAACGACTTTGACCGCGAGAAGTTTGAGGTGTCTGGATTTCCAACGATTTACTTCATCCCAGCCGGCAAGCCGCCAATCGTGTACGAGGGTGGCCGCACCGCAGACGAAATCCAGGTGTTTGTGAAGTCTCACCtgaccgcctccgccgctccATCTGGCGGCCCTTCCGGCaacagcgaagaggaagatTTGTAG
- a CDS encoding delta-6 fatty acid desaturase: protein MVFELTPPYKYHSSLPKCVIRIDDNWYDCTSWRNSHPGGAQMCDEFHGKDATDAFYSLHSKEAIQKLKRMKALPLKEGDEPRDQVSLNFEKLLQQLRSEGWFERRWIIDFARNIMPVIVLCVVGTYLSYSRPFLATILIGLGMQQGGWLAHDFTHARGKFARFLANACGGMINAFSVEWWSNKHNSHHIFVNRKGMDADIHNEPALFLWVPDVSEDTACRRYQYTFYLAAYALLYVSWRIQSLRFALGSGNRLELSLMALNYLWLALLPWRVSLGSVLLGGFFVAVVVTVNHQTEEMIEHDEPYNYVVDQHRATRGVHCSDPFFEWFFGGMQYQLEHHLLPMVPRYRYPEVRRLLRKFSEDNGLPFHVEGVWKITKMNFDILYSISTTPALNSAEAKSGK, encoded by the coding sequence ATGGTCTTCGAGCTCACTCCCCCGTACAAGTACCACAGCTCGTTGCCGAAGTGTGTGATTCGCATTGACGACAATTGGTACGACTGCACATCCTGGCGCAACTCGCACCCTGGTGGGGCGCAGATGTGTGATGAGTTCCATGGAAAGGATGCCACGGATGCGTTCTACTCGCTGCACTCGAAGGAGGCGATTCAGAAGCTGAAGCGCAtgaaggcgctgccgctcaaGGAAGGCGATGAACCTCGCGATCAGGTGTCGCTGAACTTCGAGAAACTCCTTCAGCAGTTGCGAAGCGAGGGGTGGTTTGAGCGGAGGTGGATTATCGACTTTGCACGGAACATTATGCCCGTCATTGTGCTCTGCGTTGTCGGAACGTACCTGAGCTACTCGCGTCCTTTTCTGGCCACCATTCTCATTGGACTGGGCATGCAACAGGGCGGCTGGCTTGCGCATGATTTCACGCATGCCCGCGGCAAGTTTGCCCGCTTCCTCGCCAATGCCTGTGGCGGCATGATCAATGCGTTCTCGGTCGAGTGGTGGTCAAACAAGCACAACAGTCATCATATTTTTGTGAACCGCAAAGGCATGGACGCGGACATCCACAACGAGCCTGCCCTGTTCCTCTGGGTGCCGGATGTATCCGAGGACACCGCGTGCCGACGGTATCAGTACACGTTCTACCTTGCCGCGTACGCTCTCCTGTACGTTTCGTGGCGAATTCAGTCGCTGCGGTTTGCACTGGGAAGCGGTAACAGGCTCGAACTCTCGCTGATGGCGCTCAACTACCTGTGGTTGGCGCTGTTGCCGTGGAGGGTTTCCCTGGGCAGCGTGCTGCTTGGTGGCTTTTTTGTCgccgtggtggtgacggtgaACCACCAGACAGAGGAGATGATCGAACATGACGAGCCGTACAACTACGTTGTTGATCAGCATCGCGCCACCCGTGGCGTCCACTGCTCCGACCCCTTTTTTGAGTGGTTTTTTGGTGGCATGCAGTACCAGCTGGAGCATCACCTTCTTCCGATGGTTCCCCGCTACCGGTACCCGGAGGTGCGGCGCCTTCTGCGCAAGTTCTCGGAAGACAATGGACTGCCGTTTCACGTGGAAGGAGTCTGGAAGATCACCAAGATGAACTTTGACATCTTGTACAGTATCTCCACGACGCCTGCTCTGAATTCAGCGGAGGCCAAGAGCGGGAAGTAG
- a CDS encoding putative eukaryotic translation initiation factor 3 subunit 8, translating to MNFFAISSSDSDSESEKSLLREEVSEAQINPFWFEWTDEEELEERQEVIPKKEKAANSIQALCDTFDYNAGNESWREALEAFKRMCDEVHTFVRKYKVAPQGLQNCLQDMPNLAEHLEGKGREDFANRLEFKSLKELVALVEETEKLYKKELEELAKGPENDDGAQDEDEDAGAELTEAEYAQILEDISGSREVNLVGKVEKVIRACARKGYTNLEISAMGIAVSAVLRRDSRKLLVSSDTWERAFKWGAKFFSRMIAATNVRFVEDSSSVNARNIVVPGGIHGFLTYLHTELVNKSKFEEVASQEYLKIITFENELAVLADRALGYYQARKRIEPSKACISILFDILGQRRQEAHQLFYDSLSSTDSLTIISKSVFDTVRALHKLSLQLRPSVALSASGVCHVAYQYGLRGLYREGRDYLLRTGVVNSIAVSDAPLAILLNRAIAQLGLAAFIAGDIPTAHQLLRTIWGLRSNQVLIGQSPPPKSVLDDEHAEMEYRNLLLPPHMHMPVAQLELASVLSGLLMGVKMEAQNPYERNHMERYVYNTVTRTPDLMGKPFSFKEQVAVAYEHLKAGNYIGAKEQVEAMTTFDTLPLGKETRKRYLQRLKEVALLVFCYTNRTNFSTMSVVNLAIKFDMEESDVRRAVNEILSENTTLSAYWDRDDAYLYLDRNNATRLQHLVKGTSESISNLAKHCESRLRANGGRGRGRGGMAGGRGGAGVRGAGGRGRGSR from the coding sequence ATGAACTTTTTCGCGATCAGCTCtagcgacagcgacagcgagtCGGAGAAGAGCCTGCTCCGTGAGGAGGTGTCGGAGGCGCAGATCAACCCCTTCTGGTTTGAGTGGACCGATGAGgaagagctggaggagcgccAGGAGGTGATTCCcaagaaggagaaggcggccAACTCTATTCAAGCGCTGTGCGACACGTTTGACTACAATGCGGGTAATGAATCGTGGCGTGAGGCGCTCGAGGCGTTTAAGCGCATGTGCGATGAGGTGCATACGTTTGTGCGCAAGTACAAGGTGGCGCCGCAGGGATTGCAGAACTGCCTTCAGGACATGCCGAATCTGGCCGAGCATCTGGAGGGCAAGGGACGCGAGGACTTTGCGAATCGTTTGGAGTTCAAGAGCCTGAAGGAGCTCGTCGCATTGgtggaggagacggagaaaCTTTACAAGAAGGAGCTCGAGGAGCTGGCGAAGGGTCCAGAGAACGATGACGGTGCGCaggacgaagacgaggaTGCCGGCGCGGAGCTGACAGAGGCCGAATACGCGCAGATCCTCGAGGACATCTCCGGTTCCCGTGAGGTGAACCTGGTGGGCAAGGTCGAGAAGGTGAttcgcgcgtgtgctcgcAAGGGATACACGAACCTGGAGATCTCCGCGATGGGTATCGCCGTCTCGGCTGTCCTGCGCCGCGACAGCCGCAAGCTTCTGGTGAGCTCCGACACGTGGGAGCGTGCCTTCAAGTGGGGTGCCAAGTTCTTCAGTCGCATGATCGCCGCCACTAACGTCCGCTTCGTCGAGGACTCCTCGTCGGTGAATGCACGCAACATCGTCGTGCCTGGCGGCATCCACGGCTTCTTGACGTACCTTCACACCGAGTTAGTGAACAAGTCCAAGTTTGAGGAGGTGGCCAGCCAGGAGTACCTCAAGATCATCACCTTTGAAAACGAACTTGCCGTGCTCGCTGATCGGGCCCTAGGCTACTATCAGGCCCGCAAGAGGATCGAGCCGTCGAAGGCGTGTATTTCCATCCTCTTCGACATCCTCGGCCAGCGCCGTCAGGAGGCTCATCAGCTCTTCTACGACTCCCTCTCCTCGACAGACAGTCTCACCATCATATCGAAGTCTGTCTTCGATACTGTCCGTGCCCTCCACAAGCTTAGCCTTCAACTGAGGCCCAGTGTTGCACTCTCAGCGTCTGGTGTATGCCACGTTGCGTACCAGTACGGTCTGCGCGGCCTGTACCGCGAGGGTCGCGACTACCTGCTTCGCACAGGCGTGGTGAACAGCATCGCCGTCTCCGATGCCCCGCTGGCTATTCTGCTCAATAGGGCCATTGCCCAGCTCGGGTTGGCCGCGTTCATCGCGGGCGATATCCCTACGGCGCACCAACTGCTGCGCACCATTTGGGGCCTCCGGTCGAACCAGGTGCTGATCGGccagtcgccgccgcccaagTCGGTGCTGGATGACGAGCACGCGGAAATGGAGTACCGAAACTTGCTTCTTCCTCCCCACATGCACATGCccgtcgcgcagctggagctggCGTCCGTTCTCTCCGGCCTCCTCATGGGCGTGAAGATGGAGGCGCAGAATCCGTACGAGCGCAACCACATGGAGCGCTACGTGTACAACACGGTCACGCGTACCCCTGATCTCATGGGAAAGCCGTTCTCCTTCAAGGAGCAGGTGGCCGTTGCCTACGAGCACTTGAAGGCTGGCAACTACATTGGTGCCAAGGAGCAGGTGGAGGCGATGACCACATTCGACACCCTTCCATTGGGCAAGGAGACGCGCAAACGGTATCTGCAGAGGCTGAAGGAGGTTGCGCTGCTTGTGTTCTGCTACACGAACCGCACGAACTTCTCCACCATGTCTGTCGTCAACCTGGCCATCAAGTTTGACATGGAGGAAAGCGACGTGCGTCGTGCAGTCAACGAAATACTGTCAGAGAACACAACGCTGAGCGCGTACTGGGACCGCGATGACGCGTACTTGTACCTGGACCGCAATAACGCGACGCGCCTCCAGCACTTGGTGAAAGGGACGTCGGAGAGCATCTCCAACCTGGCGAAGCACTGCGAGAGCCGCCTCCGTGCGAACGGTGGCCGTGGCCGCGGTCGCGGTGGCATGGCCGGTGGTAGGGGCGGTGCCGGggtgcgcggcgctggcggacgtGGCCGTGGCAGCCGCTAA
- a CDS encoding putative U1A small nuclear ribonucleoprotein, with the protein MEFIEVTNVTFPVGVEHTRRTLLRVFERVQSVEDIVVDVREGRAMISFTESSAAQESLISLDGFPLFGRALCLSVSPPPASPIRGYIVATKPSKYLLVRNTPYLAVVVKLKHIAGVVAVTSAGVNSCFVVAESVEDTTLVKNVLLSHPSRWGTDVLVSYLRRLS; encoded by the coding sequence ATGGAGTTTATCGAGGTGACTAATGTCACGTTTCCCGTAGGAGTCGAGCATACTCGGCGCACGCTGTTGAGGGTGTTCGAGAGGGTGCAATCTGTGGAGGACATTGTAGTGGACGTGCGAGAGGGTCGGGCGATGATCTCCTTCACAGAATCGTCGGCGGCACAGGAGTCGTTGATATCGCTCGACGGTTTTCCGCTTTTTGGACGGGCGCTGTGCCTGAGTGTCTCACCTCCCCCGGCTTCACCGATTCGTGGGTACATTGTGGCAACAAAGCCGTCAAAGTATCTTCTCGTGCGCAACACGCCGTAtctggcggtggtggtgaagctGAAGCACATTGCcggtgtcgtcgccgtcacaTCGGCGGGGGTGAACAGTTGCTTTGTCGTGGCAGAGTCTGTTGAGGATACGACGCTCGTGAAGAATGTGCTGCTGTCCCATCCCAGCAGGTGGGGCACTGACGTGTTGGTCTCTTATCTGCGAAGGCTCTCGTGA
- a CDS encoding putative acetyltransferase translates to MNVVSVQVVSPRHSFCGVAEHTASSLFNHRGTIYLCDSCLYTFAHAGHLQQHLQRCSNAFWIPGDEIYRDEERRLCVFVLDGRKPHCAAMARRICLLSKLFLVDKVTLDDVHFFSFNALFEVDDEGFHFVGYFSKEWTSSWSCMNTLSCVMVLPPFRSKGYGSFLVRLSYDIARLEGMVGTPERPLSKSGNALFRKVWQEEVLFAVFALGEQGSPVTVGELSKMSSLIVEDVLVALQDLDVLFSVGKQGPLLVVNASEKRKLLKRRLAGEKLYWTSAPS, encoded by the coding sequence ATGAACGTCGTTTCCGTCCAAGTTGTATCACCGCGCCACTCTTTTTGTGGTGTGGCGGAGCACACCGCAAGCTCGTTGTTCAATCACAGAGGCACCATCTACCTCTGCGACTCGTGCCTCTACACATTTGCGCATGCGGGCCACTtgcagcagcatctgcagCGTTGTAGTAATGCCTTTTGGATCCCGGGCGATGAGATTTATAGAGACGAGGAGCGTCGTCTTTGTGTGTTCGTGCTCGATGGCAGGAAGCCGCATTGTGCCGCTATGGCACGACGAATTTGCTTGTTATCAAAGCTGTTTCTCGTCGACAAGGTGACACTAGATGATGTTCATTTTTTCTCGTTCAATGCGCTATTCGAGGTGGATGATGAGGGGTTTCACTTTGTAGGCTACTTTAGCAAAGAATGGACGAGCAGCTGGAGTTGTATGAACACTCTATCGTGCGtgatggtgctgccgcctttTCGATCAAAAGGCTATGGTAGCTTTCTTGTCCGGCTGTCCTATGATATCGCGCGGCTGGAGGGGATGGTCGGCACTCCTGAACGCCCGCTTAGCAAGAGCGGCAACGCCCTTTTTCGTAAAGTGtggcaggaggaggtgttGTTTGCCGTGTTCGCGCTCGGTGAACAAGGTTCCCCGGTGACGGTGGGGGAGCTGAGCAAGATGTCAAGTCTTATCGTCGAAGACGTCCTGGTTGCGCTGCAGGACTTGGATGTTCTTTTTAGCGTCGGGAAGCAAGGGCCCCTGCTTGTGGTTAACGCCTCGGAGAAGCGGAAACTGCTGAAGCGGCGCCTTGCGGGTGAGAAGCTGTATTGGACCAGCGCGCCGTCGTGA
- a CDS encoding cytochrome c oxidase subunit I has protein sequence MMFRQALSVSKRTYMLAFNSKAKARPNFGLRGVGYWTSEVYHKPGQNYWMVVCCTGPFLLVGAIMMDGFWSKLDDISGGGPSALDYGWRAQDRKPWDFSFDIGEGYAAGPAVYRPASGAVDLGHH, from the coding sequence ATGATGTTTCGCCAAGCGCTTTCCGTTAGCAAGCGCACATATATGCTTGCTTTTAACAGCAAGGCGAAGGCGCGCCCGAACTTTGGTCTACGTGGCGTCGGCTACTGGACGAGCGAGGTGTATCACAAGCCTGGCCAGAATTACTGGATGGTTGTGTGCTGCACGGGCCCGTTCCTACTTGTGGGCGCAATCATGATGGACGGCTTCTGGTCAAAGCTGGATGATATttccggcggcggccccagCGCTCTGGACTACGGGTGGCGTGCCCAGGACCGTAAGCCGTGGGACTTCTCCTTCGATATTGGTGAGGGTTACGCTGCTGGTCCGGCCGTTTATCGTCCGGCCTCTGGTGCGGTCGACCTCGGTCATCATTAG